The proteins below come from a single Pelagibaculum spongiae genomic window:
- the rsmA gene encoding 16S rRNA (adenine(1518)-N(6)/adenine(1519)-N(6))-dimethyltransferase RsmA: MSKALHGHKARKRFGQNFLHDQNVISKIVASINPKPDQNIVEIGPGLGAITSEVLPLAQSMHVVELDRDLIPKLEFICDGKGTLTVHQSDALKFDFSQLADGDHSLRVIGNLPYNISTPLIFHLLENHKVVRDMHFMLQKEVVDRMAAHEKENNYGRLSVMTAYFCKVEPLFLVGPGSFNPPPKVESAIVRLTPYETLPFPAKDLKILQTVVTTAFGMRRKTLRNCLKKIISAEEIESLGINPTARAETLSVETFVNIANYIFERPAAEQS; encoded by the coding sequence ATGAGTAAAGCCCTCCACGGCCACAAGGCCCGTAAACGTTTTGGCCAGAATTTTCTGCACGATCAAAATGTGATCAGCAAAATTGTCGCCTCAATTAATCCAAAACCTGACCAAAATATTGTAGAAATTGGCCCAGGACTTGGCGCAATTACCAGCGAAGTTTTACCACTGGCGCAATCGATGCATGTCGTCGAGCTGGACCGAGATTTAATTCCAAAACTAGAATTTATTTGCGATGGCAAGGGTACTCTGACAGTTCACCAATCTGACGCTTTGAAATTTGATTTTTCACAGCTAGCCGATGGTGACCATAGTCTGCGAGTTATCGGTAATTTACCGTATAACATTTCGACACCACTGATTTTCCATCTACTAGAAAATCATAAAGTGGTGCGCGATATGCACTTTATGCTGCAAAAAGAAGTAGTCGATCGGATGGCTGCACATGAAAAAGAAAATAATTACGGTCGCTTAAGTGTAATGACCGCTTATTTCTGTAAAGTTGAACCGTTATTTTTAGTTGGTCCGGGTTCATTTAATCCACCACCAAAAGTCGAGTCAGCCATTGTACGATTAACGCCGTATGAAACCCTGCCATTCCCGGCTAAGGATTTAAAAATACTGCAAACGGTAGTAACTACCGCATTTGGCATGCGACGTAAAACTTTGCGCAATTGTCTGAAAAAAATCATCAGCGCAGAAGAAATAGAAAGCCTTGGCATTAACCCAACAGCCCGTGCCGAAAC
- the pdxA gene encoding 4-hydroxythreonine-4-phosphate dehydrogenase PdxA codes for MHRLLITPGEPAGIGPDLSLMAAMQPAAAQLVAIADPALLQRRAQQIGLDVDILVIDPAESVKAHQPGVLPVIPVQLNQQEVAGELNAANGLYVLETLALAVELIQKKQGQALVTAPVHKGIINDAGVAFSGHTEFLAEKTSTDQVVMMLACPGLRVALATTHLPLRDIADAITAELLESVIGILQADLQNKFGIAQPKILVCGLNPHAGEGGHLGMEEIDIIIPVLEKLNQQGMNLIGPLPADTLFTPRHLEQADAVLAMYHDQGLPVLKHKGFGNAVNITLGLPIIRTSVDHGTALDLAATGKADQGSLQAAISSALEMIEASYE; via the coding sequence ATGCATCGATTATTAATTACCCCCGGCGAACCTGCCGGTATCGGCCCAGATTTGAGCTTAATGGCTGCCATGCAACCGGCTGCTGCTCAGTTGGTTGCAATTGCTGACCCAGCGTTATTACAACGCCGGGCGCAGCAAATAGGGCTGGACGTTGACATTTTAGTGATCGATCCTGCTGAATCGGTTAAAGCTCACCAGCCCGGCGTATTGCCGGTGATTCCTGTGCAATTAAATCAACAGGAAGTCGCTGGCGAGCTAAACGCTGCTAACGGTTTATATGTTTTAGAAACATTAGCCCTGGCCGTTGAACTGATTCAGAAAAAACAGGGGCAAGCATTAGTTACCGCGCCTGTGCACAAAGGTATTATTAATGATGCCGGTGTGGCGTTTTCTGGTCACACCGAGTTTTTAGCTGAAAAAACCAGCACTGACCAAGTCGTTATGATGCTAGCCTGCCCTGGCTTACGCGTTGCCTTGGCAACCACCCATTTACCGTTACGCGATATTGCTGATGCAATTACCGCTGAATTACTTGAATCAGTGATTGGTATTTTGCAGGCAGATTTACAAAATAAATTTGGTATTGCTCAGCCGAAAATTCTAGTGTGTGGATTAAATCCACATGCCGGTGAAGGCGGCCACTTAGGCATGGAAGAAATCGATATTATTATTCCAGTGCTGGAAAAATTAAATCAGCAAGGAATGAATTTAATCGGCCCATTACCTGCCGATACCTTATTTACACCACGTCATTTAGAGCAGGCTGATGCTGTTTTAGCGATGTACCACGACCAAGGCCTGCCAGTGCTTAAGCACAAGGGTTTTGGCAACGCAGTAAATATTACGCTGGGACTACCGATTATTCGCACTTCGGTAGACCATGGAACCGCACTGGATCTAGCCGCCACCGGCAAAGCAGATCAAGGTAGCTTACAAGCAGCGATTAGCAGTGCACTAGAAATGATTGAAGCATCTTATGAGTAA
- the surA gene encoding peptidylprolyl isomerase SurA → MRPVQGTLLALMMALGIQGAQAKEQALDSVVVVVDDSVVLQSELDRRIESISARLRQTGTQLPPADVLKQQVLDRLIVDSIQLQMATRASVQIDDKTLNDALLRTASANKISLPQLKVQLEGQGMDYSQFREDIRQELAISRLRQSTVGRRIQISEQEVENLLKSSAGQQQNNTELNLSHILVAFPSEATPDQIQAAKAEAEGIIKLLDNGKDFAQMAVSSSDGQRALEGGAFGWRKLNQLPGLFASAVEKVKPGQHSQLIRSASGYHIFQVNDRRGEARVMVTETNARHILIKTTAVVSDQQAKLQLLKLKKRLAQGESFADLASSYSQDAGSAINGGDLGWAKPGQFVPEFEQTMNRLKPNEISQPFKSQFGWHMMQLVDRRQQDSSEEVKKNQARQLIYRRKFDEELNTWLREIRDNAYVQIIGKAANTTTE, encoded by the coding sequence ATGAGACCGGTTCAAGGAACACTACTGGCCCTGATGATGGCACTGGGCATTCAGGGCGCTCAGGCAAAAGAACAAGCACTCGACAGCGTTGTTGTAGTGGTTGATGACTCAGTTGTACTGCAAAGTGAACTGGATCGACGGATCGAAAGTATTAGTGCCCGACTCAGACAAACCGGTACACAATTACCGCCAGCCGATGTTTTAAAGCAGCAGGTGTTAGATCGTTTAATTGTTGATTCAATTCAGCTGCAAATGGCCACTCGTGCCAGCGTGCAAATTGATGACAAAACCCTTAACGATGCATTATTACGCACCGCTAGCGCCAATAAAATCAGCCTGCCTCAGTTGAAAGTCCAGCTAGAAGGCCAAGGCATGGATTACAGTCAATTCCGCGAAGATATTCGTCAAGAATTGGCTATTTCACGCTTGCGTCAGAGCACGGTAGGTCGCCGGATTCAAATCAGCGAACAGGAAGTTGAAAACCTGCTCAAATCCAGCGCCGGTCAGCAGCAAAATAATACTGAGCTCAATCTGTCACACATTTTGGTTGCCTTCCCATCAGAAGCGACACCGGATCAAATTCAGGCAGCAAAAGCTGAAGCTGAAGGCATTATCAAGCTGCTAGATAATGGCAAAGACTTTGCCCAAATGGCGGTCAGCAGTTCTGATGGCCAACGCGCATTAGAAGGCGGTGCCTTTGGTTGGAGAAAACTCAACCAGTTACCTGGCTTGTTTGCTTCAGCAGTCGAAAAGGTCAAGCCCGGCCAACATAGCCAGTTAATTCGTAGTGCTAGCGGTTACCATATTTTTCAGGTTAACGATCGCCGCGGCGAAGCTAGAGTTATGGTGACCGAAACTAATGCCCGCCATATTTTGATCAAAACCACCGCAGTGGTTTCTGACCAACAAGCCAAATTACAACTGCTCAAGCTGAAAAAACGTTTAGCACAAGGTGAATCCTTTGCAGATCTAGCAAGCAGTTATTCCCAAGATGCTGGCAGTGCCATTAATGGTGGAGATCTCGGTTGGGCCAAGCCTGGACAATTTGTTCCAGAATTTGAGCAAACCATGAACCGCTTGAAACCAAATGAAATCAGCCAACCTTTCAAGAGTCAGTTTGGCTGGCACATGATGCAATTGGTCGACCGTCGCCAACAAGATTCTTCTGAAGAAGTGAAGAAAAACCAAGCGCGCCAGTTAATTTATCGTCGTAAGTTTGACGAAGAATTAAATACTTGGTTACGCGAAATTCGTGACAATGCCTATGTGCAGATCATTGGCAAAGCAGCAAATACAACCACCGAATAA
- a CDS encoding LPS-assembly protein LptD, with protein MNKVTTLGLVSLLSISNAATSQDLNDLPSFTGPIENPVPDSEECRLYGTPGQLESLLDERVQGEADKIEFDQQSGALLKGNVTLRKNGLYLKTDAARVDAAGEKVVIDGEVQITRSYEIFTGNDAKLDLANGGSSLKDASFKLGQQGIQGGAQTLTEQPDKKLELKNAWYSRCPQPEPFWKLQAQTIELDREQGWGSMDNAVLRISDVPVLWIPTINFPLDDRRKTGLLYPDLTLNLSGGSGKSIDYSQPYYINLAPNYDLTLTPRYIYNRGLLLGGEFRYLGQKQQYQINYSLLPGDNQAVKDGRTEDNRFSLKLDHQATFANWQSDFLYQEVSDRNYFNDLGNSFSNTTDDRLERHWTLTREAESWMARAEWLDYQPLSDNTALWRVEPSLEWSGKLLHASDFRLDLYSQAARYSRQNSVVDSGNRLVINPTLQWQKNSQAWQLDVSLGALHRQYYLKGQQRNSLSQSITTLGGKLFLENNRSDSTINLTPRIYYLNISEKDQSDIPNFDTRLLDFSYDRLFSPWRYSGYDQVAAADRLSLGVEAEWFSDSGRALAEIGIARGYYLDRNLQIDDGLATTPLAAYLNLLPDDPLSLSLSVSARDKIELADLALVWKNQRDRYRLRLRRREDAVLQAGVGFWNKINDRWSAFGGWQYDFDNHLSQETLAGLEYSDCCWSVQVGYRRYLDSSSDLPETWQEGLLLRLQLKGLAGFGDNSQQLLERWMPDFSDQNLTGENP; from the coding sequence ATGAACAAGGTGACAACGCTGGGGTTGGTTTCGCTGCTGTCGATCAGTAACGCAGCTACCAGTCAGGACCTCAACGACCTACCAAGCTTCACTGGCCCCATCGAAAATCCAGTTCCGGATAGTGAAGAATGCCGTTTATACGGCACTCCCGGCCAGTTGGAATCCCTCTTGGATGAGCGTGTCCAGGGTGAAGCAGATAAGATCGAATTTGATCAACAGTCTGGCGCGCTTTTAAAAGGCAATGTCACTCTGCGCAAGAATGGTCTTTATCTAAAGACTGATGCAGCTCGAGTGGATGCTGCTGGTGAAAAAGTTGTCATTGATGGCGAAGTACAAATTACCCGCAGTTATGAAATTTTTACCGGCAACGATGCCAAGCTCGACCTTGCTAACGGTGGCTCCAGTTTAAAAGACGCTAGCTTCAAACTGGGCCAGCAAGGCATTCAGGGAGGCGCGCAAACACTCACTGAACAGCCAGATAAAAAGCTTGAGTTGAAAAATGCTTGGTATAGCCGCTGCCCTCAGCCGGAGCCATTTTGGAAACTGCAAGCCCAGACCATTGAGCTCGATCGTGAGCAGGGCTGGGGCTCAATGGATAACGCCGTTCTACGTATCTCAGATGTGCCGGTACTGTGGATCCCTACGATTAACTTCCCGCTGGATGACCGCCGCAAAACCGGTTTGCTATATCCAGATCTGACACTGAATTTGTCTGGTGGTAGTGGCAAGTCCATCGACTATAGCCAGCCCTATTACATTAACCTAGCGCCTAATTACGACCTGACGTTGACGCCGCGTTATATCTATAACCGGGGTTTATTGCTAGGCGGTGAGTTCCGCTATCTGGGACAAAAACAGCAATATCAGATTAATTACTCATTGTTACCGGGCGATAATCAGGCGGTCAAAGATGGCAGAACTGAGGATAATCGCTTCAGTTTGAAGTTGGATCATCAAGCCACTTTTGCTAACTGGCAATCTGATTTTTTATATCAGGAAGTCAGCGATAGAAATTACTTCAATGATTTGGGTAATTCATTTTCCAATACCACCGATGATCGCCTAGAACGCCATTGGACACTGACTCGTGAAGCTGAAAGCTGGATGGCTCGTGCCGAATGGCTCGATTACCAACCATTATCTGACAACACTGCATTATGGCGAGTAGAACCGTCTCTTGAATGGTCAGGGAAGCTGTTACATGCGTCTGATTTCCGGTTGGATTTATACAGTCAAGCCGCTAGATATAGCAGACAAAATTCAGTGGTAGATTCGGGTAATCGACTAGTTATTAACCCGACCTTGCAATGGCAAAAAAATAGTCAAGCTTGGCAGTTAGATGTCAGTTTAGGCGCACTTCATCGTCAATATTATCTCAAAGGACAACAACGAAATTCTCTCAGTCAGTCAATCACCACATTAGGTGGTAAGTTGTTTCTGGAAAATAATCGTTCAGATAGCACAATCAATCTGACACCAAGAATTTACTATTTGAATATCAGTGAAAAAGATCAAAGCGACATCCCTAACTTTGATACTCGCTTACTGGATTTCAGCTACGATCGCTTATTCAGCCCATGGCGCTATAGTGGCTACGACCAAGTTGCCGCAGCCGATCGATTATCACTCGGTGTAGAAGCAGAATGGTTCTCTGATAGCGGTCGCGCACTAGCAGAAATAGGGATTGCCCGTGGTTATTACCTCGACCGAAATCTACAGATAGATGATGGTTTAGCGACTACACCACTAGCAGCCTATTTAAACTTACTGCCAGATGATCCGCTCAGCTTAAGTCTGTCAGTATCGGCGCGCGATAAAATTGAGCTAGCCGATTTGGCGTTGGTATGGAAAAACCAGCGAGATCGCTATCGCCTACGTTTGAGACGCCGCGAAGATGCAGTACTTCAAGCAGGCGTTGGCTTTTGGAACAAGATTAATGATCGCTGGTCTGCCTTTGGTGGCTGGCAATACGATTTCGATAACCATCTTAGCCAAGAAACGCTGGCGGGTTTAGAATATTCCGATTGTTGCTGGTCGGTGCAAGTAGGCTACCGACGCTACCTCGACAGCAGCAGTGATTTGCCAGAAACCTGGCAAGAAGGTCTGCTTTTACGCTTACAACTGAAAGGTCTGGCCGGCTTTGGCGATAATTCCCAGCAATTGCTGGAGCGCTGGATGCCAGATTTTTCTGACCAAAATTTAACTGGAGAAAATCCATGA
- a CDS encoding aminoglycoside phosphotransferase family protein produces the protein MDQRQQQLSHWIGEHFNIQPPQLTTVSGDASFRRYFRFELQGKPLIVVDAPPPQEDCHSFVAIARYWHSQGIHTPEVLAVDFELGFMCLEDFGDQLLRPLLDDKKAASQYYQQALTDLVAVQKLSNTSQLPRYDDALLMREQMLLKDWLIGEHLQLQLSSDEAQLLDDTFHLLSESAQQQLQVTVHRDYHSRNLMLLPNQNIGMIDFQDAVFGPVTYDVVSLLKDCYIAWPRQQQLQWLEHWAQQAKSAGLELPEQKQLIRDFDLIGMQRHFKAAGIFARLNHRDGKPGYMADIPRTLGYAIEVCQLYPEFEKLGEFLQQRVMKPLISAQ, from the coding sequence ATGGATCAACGACAGCAACAATTATCCCATTGGATTGGCGAACATTTTAATATTCAGCCTCCGCAGCTTACCACTGTTAGCGGCGACGCCAGCTTCCGTCGATATTTCCGATTTGAACTGCAAGGCAAGCCACTGATTGTGGTTGATGCACCGCCGCCGCAGGAAGATTGCCACTCATTCGTTGCGATTGCCCGATATTGGCATAGCCAAGGAATTCACACCCCAGAAGTATTAGCAGTGGACTTTGAACTGGGATTTATGTGTCTAGAAGACTTTGGTGACCAGTTATTGCGGCCACTGCTGGATGATAAAAAAGCAGCTAGCCAATATTATCAACAGGCGTTAACTGACCTAGTTGCGGTGCAGAAATTATCGAATACTAGCCAATTGCCCCGCTATGACGATGCACTGTTAATGCGTGAGCAAATGTTGCTGAAAGACTGGCTGATAGGTGAGCACTTACAGCTGCAATTATCTTCAGATGAAGCACAGCTATTAGATGATACTTTTCATCTGCTGAGTGAAAGCGCACAACAACAATTGCAAGTCACAGTGCATCGTGATTACCACAGCCGCAACCTGATGCTATTGCCAAACCAGAATATCGGCATGATTGATTTTCAAGATGCCGTGTTTGGTCCAGTGACTTACGACGTGGTTTCATTATTAAAAGATTGTTATATCGCTTGGCCGCGACAGCAGCAGTTGCAATGGCTCGAACATTGGGCGCAGCAAGCAAAGTCGGCGGGCCTTGAATTACCAGAGCAAAAGCAATTAATTCGAGATTTTGATTTAATCGGCATGCAGCGCCATTTTAAAGCGGCGGGTATCTTTGCTCGATTGAATCATCGAGATGGCAAGCCGGGTTATATGGCCGACATTCCAAGAACTCTTGGTTATGCGATAGAAGTTTGTCAGCTTTACCCTGAATTTGAAAAGCTCGGTGAATTTTTACAGCAACGGGTAATGAAACCTTTAATTTCGGCACAGTAA
- the murU gene encoding N-acetylmuramate alpha-1-phosphate uridylyltransferase MurU has protein sequence MKKPADQPLRPITTAMLLAAGRGERMRPLTDHTPKPLLQAGDKPLIEHHLQKLAAAGFKKVVINLAWLGQKIEDYLGDGNQFGLQIVYSHEVQALETGGGIFQALPLLKNNKGEAEPFALVNGDVFSELDYQKLTALPAGSLAHLFLVDNPTHNPQGDFILEAGWVYDRNQPQQAAGLTFSGCSILDPSIFLDQSAGKFPLAPILRNFMLQEKVTGEKQTDFWLDVGTPERLDYLNNKLG, from the coding sequence ATGAAAAAACCAGCTGATCAACCTCTTCGGCCAATCACTACTGCAATGTTGCTGGCGGCAGGCCGTGGTGAGCGAATGCGCCCGTTAACGGACCATACGCCTAAGCCGTTATTACAGGCAGGCGATAAACCATTAATTGAACATCATCTACAGAAGTTAGCAGCTGCTGGCTTTAAAAAAGTGGTGATTAATTTAGCCTGGCTCGGCCAGAAAATAGAAGATTATTTAGGCGATGGTAATCAGTTTGGTTTGCAGATTGTTTATTCTCACGAAGTTCAAGCGCTTGAGACAGGCGGTGGTATTTTTCAGGCTTTGCCATTATTAAAAAATAATAAAGGTGAGGCTGAACCATTCGCCCTGGTAAATGGTGATGTGTTTAGTGAGCTAGATTATCAAAAGCTAACAGCACTACCTGCTGGTTCATTGGCGCATTTGTTTTTGGTAGATAACCCGACACACAACCCTCAGGGAGATTTTATTCTTGAAGCTGGTTGGGTTTATGACAGAAACCAACCGCAACAAGCTGCAGGCTTAACCTTTTCAGGTTGCTCTATATTAGACCCAAGTATTTTTTTAGATCAGAGTGCAGGGAAGTTTCCTTTAGCACCGATTCTTCGTAACTTTATGCTGCAAGAAAAAGTGACAGGAGAAAAACAAACTGATTTTTGGCTAGACGTGGGAACGCCTGAACGGTTAGATTATTTAAATAATAAACTTGGGTAA
- a CDS encoding pilin codes for MKKLNSGFTLIEIMIMMAALGILTALALPLYKEHIQRAQFTEILGGIAERQGEIEEFAAMKLRFPTNAEKRYWDPITIQGSTGLIYTSLAGNEYIGRYHSYQISAWLQLGNHTEYVNYIAKMDNQEHPGAVSWSCESNAKKNGDKVKPLYAPAGCR; via the coding sequence ATGAAAAAACTTAACTCTGGATTTACTCTGATTGAAATTATGATCATGATGGCTGCCCTTGGAATTTTAACGGCATTAGCACTTCCCCTATATAAAGAGCATATCCAACGTGCTCAATTTACAGAAATACTTGGTGGAATTGCCGAAAGACAAGGTGAAATAGAAGAATTTGCTGCTATGAAACTGCGCTTCCCAACAAATGCTGAAAAAAGATATTGGGATCCAATCACAATTCAAGGAAGCACTGGGCTTATTTACACTAGCTTGGCAGGAAATGAATATATTGGTCGGTATCATAGCTATCAAATTAGTGCTTGGTTGCAACTTGGAAACCACACTGAATATGTTAATTATATTGCAAAAATGGATAACCAAGAACACCCTGGGGCAGTTTCTTGGTCATGTGAATCCAATGCAAAAAAGAACGGCGATAAAGTTAAGCCACTATATGCTCCAGCTGGCTGCAGATAA
- a CDS encoding OmpP1/FadL family transporter: protein MKSVVRYSLSSIAGAISLVLLQTQVAHAAGIATPSMSVSALGTANSNAAAIHDPSAQYANPASLTRFTGLQVAGAMLVADASIDFENDGSTTVYNHDQGGTPIEGGDAGDPVKPTPIPQTYVSYQFSDDLFFGLAIDAPYAIQGDFNDNWIGRYDGTESQIAALNFNPSIAWKFNRQLSFGFGATAEVMSVKMTRATDLIAGVTGTVNTAGRDLKAIFANRISESTSCALSNDFNPLALNNEGFTFDAACANSGAKDQLGFAINAIDGLTSKVNDALSPLVETNNYENDSRLDIEGIDVAFGFNMGMMYEPWIGQRFGLSYRSKIVHELTVETDWTVNEKAHQKALEDKDGVFLGNDAVNLVVNGLQVAEIVNTLLSDQLFTDGEADLEFTTPAVASFHTYHQLNDRLSLMSDLTWTQWSAVQNLQINFDNQLKDGVAVLAFEDVWRFSLGGEFQYTPRLSLRAGYAIDQSPSPKGKRNPGLPDSDRQVFSFGANYMLGKNETIDFGFSWIAFEDSRVDYNDYGGNDLPAPVLAVSDIVADLGLDVSDYQGVGLVPTTTTNNHTTSGTFKSTAYLVGIQYNRRF, encoded by the coding sequence ATGAAATCAGTTGTACGTTATTCTTTATCTTCTATTGCCGGTGCTATTTCACTGGTCCTGTTACAAACTCAAGTTGCCCATGCCGCAGGTATCGCCACACCATCAATGAGCGTTAGTGCGCTAGGTACTGCCAACTCAAACGCCGCAGCAATTCATGACCCAAGTGCGCAATATGCTAACCCTGCCAGTTTAACCCGTTTCACAGGCTTGCAAGTTGCCGGTGCAATGTTGGTGGCAGATGCCAGCATCGATTTTGAGAATGATGGCTCAACTACTGTTTATAACCATGATCAGGGCGGCACACCTATTGAGGGTGGCGATGCGGGAGACCCAGTAAAACCAACACCGATTCCGCAGACCTATGTCAGTTATCAATTTAGTGATGATCTATTTTTCGGTTTGGCTATAGATGCACCCTACGCCATTCAAGGTGATTTCAACGATAACTGGATTGGCCGATATGACGGTACCGAATCTCAAATTGCAGCACTGAATTTTAACCCTTCTATTGCTTGGAAATTTAACCGCCAGCTTTCTTTTGGTTTTGGTGCCACTGCTGAAGTGATGTCAGTTAAAATGACTCGCGCCACTGATTTAATCGCCGGTGTTACTGGCACGGTAAATACAGCAGGTCGGGATTTAAAAGCAATCTTCGCTAACCGAATTTCTGAAAGCACCAGCTGCGCATTATCAAACGATTTTAATCCTTTGGCATTAAATAATGAAGGTTTCACGTTTGATGCAGCATGTGCAAATTCAGGTGCAAAAGATCAACTGGGATTTGCAATCAATGCGATAGATGGTTTGACCTCCAAGGTTAATGACGCTCTGTCACCCTTAGTTGAAACCAATAACTATGAAAATGATAGTCGGCTAGATATCGAAGGTATCGATGTCGCCTTTGGTTTCAATATGGGCATGATGTATGAGCCATGGATCGGACAACGTTTTGGTCTAAGTTATCGTTCAAAAATTGTTCATGAATTAACGGTAGAAACCGACTGGACTGTTAACGAAAAAGCCCATCAAAAAGCTCTCGAAGACAAAGACGGTGTTTTTCTAGGAAATGATGCAGTTAACCTTGTAGTAAACGGGTTACAAGTGGCAGAAATTGTTAACACACTCCTTTCTGATCAACTATTTACTGACGGTGAAGCTGATTTAGAATTTACCACGCCTGCCGTTGCATCCTTTCATACTTATCATCAATTAAATGATCGCTTATCATTAATGTCTGACTTAACCTGGACACAATGGTCTGCGGTACAAAATCTGCAAATCAATTTTGATAATCAACTTAAAGATGGTGTTGCCGTACTTGCATTTGAAGATGTATGGCGTTTTTCCCTAGGTGGCGAATTTCAATATACGCCTCGCTTAAGCCTCAGAGCAGGCTATGCCATCGACCAGTCACCTTCGCCCAAAGGAAAGCGCAACCCAGGCTTACCCGATTCAGATCGCCAGGTTTTCTCTTTCGGTGCTAATTACATGCTCGGTAAAAACGAAACCATCGACTTTGGCTTCTCATGGATCGCTTTTGAAGATTCTCGAGTTGATTACAACGACTATGGTGGAAATGACTTACCTGCACCAGTATTGGCTGTATCGGATATCGTAGCAGACCTAGGTCTTGACGTAAGTGATTACCAAGGCGTTGGTCTTGTTCCTACTACGACTACTAACAACCACACCACGAGCGGCACATTTAAGTCCACCGCCTACTTGGTAGGCATTCAATATAACCGCCGATTCTAA
- the crp gene encoding cAMP-activated global transcriptional regulator CRP codes for MLFQPPAPDETIEKFLKNCHRKQYPPKTTIICAGDEPDTLYYIIRGSVSVMMEENDGREIILTYLSQGNFFGEMGFFESSDGRSAWIKARTECLVAEISYTRFRQLVNEDPSILFRLSSQMALRLKKTSQKVSDLAFVDVTGRVAATLMELCKEPDAMTHPEGMQIKVTRQELGRIVGCSREMVGRVIRELEDRGLITAKGKTMVVYGTR; via the coding sequence ATGCTTTTTCAACCCCCTGCACCAGATGAAACAATCGAGAAGTTCCTAAAGAACTGTCATCGAAAGCAATACCCGCCAAAGACTACGATTATTTGTGCTGGAGACGAACCCGATACGCTTTACTACATCATTCGCGGTTCAGTTTCGGTAATGATGGAAGAAAACGATGGCCGAGAAATTATTCTCACCTATTTAAGCCAAGGTAACTTTTTTGGTGAAATGGGTTTCTTTGAAAGCTCAGATGGCCGAAGCGCTTGGATCAAAGCCCGAACAGAGTGTTTAGTGGCTGAGATTAGCTATACCCGGTTTCGCCAGTTAGTAAACGAAGATCCCTCTATTTTGTTCCGCTTATCATCACAAATGGCATTGCGCTTAAAGAAAACCAGTCAGAAAGTTTCTGATCTAGCCTTTGTTGATGTCACCGGTCGTGTTGCAGCAACCTTAATGGAGCTTTGCAAAGAGCCCGATGCCATGACACATCCCGAAGGCATGCAAATCAAAGTCACTCGCCAGGAACTAGGTCGTATTGTGGGTTGTTCTCGCGAAATGGTTGGTCGAGTGATTCGAGAACTGGAAGACCGGGGCCTAATTACTGCCAAGGGAAAAACCATGGTGGTTTACGGGACTCGCTAA
- a CDS encoding OsmC family protein: protein MNVKVDWSGNMTFTATSGSGHQVLMDGPPAAGGENKGPRPMEMMLMGMGGCTSFDVKAMLNKSRQDVTGCEVELQAERADAVPAVFTKIHCHFKVTGRNLKEALVKRAVALSAEKYCSASIMFNDAGVEISHSYEIHQQDLA from the coding sequence ATGAATGTAAAAGTCGATTGGTCTGGGAATATGACCTTTACCGCAACATCCGGTAGCGGACACCAAGTGTTAATGGATGGCCCGCCAGCAGCTGGCGGAGAAAACAAAGGTCCGCGGCCGATGGAAATGATGCTGATGGGCATGGGAGGCTGCACCTCATTTGATGTTAAAGCAATGCTCAACAAGTCTCGTCAAGATGTCACTGGCTGTGAGGTAGAGTTGCAAGCGGAGCGTGCTGATGCAGTGCCGGCGGTTTTTACTAAAATTCATTGCCATTTCAAAGTAACCGGCCGCAATTTGAAAGAAGCGCTGGTTAAAAGAGCGGTGGCCCTGAGTGCTGAAAAATATTGTTCCGCTTCGATCATGTTTAATGATGCAGGCGTGGAAATCAGTCATAGCTATGAAATTCATCAGCAAGATCTAGCTTGA